Proteins encoded in a region of the Rutidosis leptorrhynchoides isolate AG116_Rl617_1_P2 chromosome 9, CSIRO_AGI_Rlap_v1, whole genome shotgun sequence genome:
- the LOC139868481 gene encoding replication factor A protein 1-like has protein sequence MAQITALAQLTPGDRDKTISARIYRKWVTYIYHNQTPTGYWCMLIDEMHYPMLVNMRYSDKAYFDELMHLNKMYVITNFSVHVTTRWEKILPGPTTLSFNRNTVFEDLPFADYPDHYFQFVAYNQLLTRVPNTTVLADYIGCIDRLEDPVVIGDVNRKQLIRRTIDITNLDGDTIQLTLWNERATSFDSIDIVISIHHRERFLTNPPLIINRQRSPDMAIERFRNRFALQELLTHNLNNSEYGCHCTIEQVGGNRDWYYKSYSECLLKVTEDIDVPNSYTCRVHGTKGTYTPTYCFKIIVNDTSNTTYFTFFSEAGDVIVGTTYSDLVTNRGYDQPHELPPIIRAIEGQTHIFQFHYNPQSRKTHPEFIVTRLLDEIPNVAKNNDPPNSSTEVEDLAIAEVATDSTNSTPPSTVQLHIPEQPKKGKPEKGNSKKPIKRALFTEESKKGSTRGRKKRDVVHA, from the exons ATGGCACAAATAACGGCACTAGCACAGCTGACACCGGGTGATAGAGACAAAACAATTTCAGCGAGAATTTATCGCAAGTGGGTTACTTACATTTATCACAACCAGACTCCGACCGGTTACTGGTGCATGCTTATCGATGAAATG CACTACCCTATGCTTGTGAATATGCGATATAGTGATAAAGCTTACTTTGACGAGCTTATGCACTTGAACAAGATGTATGTTATAACAAACTTCTCGGTTCATGTTACAACTCGCTGGGAGAAGATATTACCAGGGCCAACGACATTGTCATTTAACCGCAACACAGTTTTTGAAGACCTTCCATTTGCAGACTACCCTGACCATTACTTCCAGTTTGTTGCTTACAATCAATTACTCACGCGTGTACCAAACACCACTGTCCTCGCTG ACTACATTGGCTGCATTGATCGCCTTGAAGACCCGGTGGTGATTGGAGACGTTAACCGCAAACAGCTTATAAGAAGAACAATCGACATCACGAATCTTGA CGGTGATACAATTCAGCTTACTCTCTGGAACGAGCGTGCAACTTCTTTTGACTCGATAGACATTGTTATTTCAATCCA TCACCGCGAGCGCTTCTTGACAAACCCACCATTGATCATCAACCGGCAGCGATCACCTGACATGGCAATAGAACGGTTTCGCAACAGATTTGCCCTGCAAGAACTCCTGACCCACAACTTGAACAACTCAGAGTACGGTTGTCACT GCACGATTGAACAAGTCGGTGGAAACAGAGACTGGTATTACAAAAGCTACAGCGAATGTTTGTTGAAAGTCACGGAGGACATTGACGTTCCCAACAGTTACACATGCCGGGTCCACGGTACCAAAGGTACCTACACGCCCAC CTACTGCTTCAAAATTATCGTCAACGACACATCGAATACTACGTACTTTACCTTTTTCTCGGAAGCGGGTGATGTAATTGTTGGAACCACTTACAGTGACCTCGTAACAAACAGAGGTTATGATCAGCCTCATGAACTACCTCCCATCATAAGAGCCATAGAAGGGCAGACTCACATATTCCAGTTCCACTACAACCCTCAATCAAGGAAAACGCACCCAGAATTCATCGTCACAAGGCTTCTTGATGAAATACCAAACGTAGCGAAAAACAATGACCCGCCTAACTCCTCCACGGAAGTTGAGGACTTGGCAATAG CTGAAGTTGCCACAGACAGCACAAACAGCACGCCTCCATCAACTGTCCAGTTACACATTCCGGAGCAGCCAAAGAAAGGGAAACCAGAAAAAGGGAATTCAAAGAAGCCGATCAAACGAGCTTTATTCACCGAAGAGTCCAAGAAGGGTAGCACACGAGGAAGGAAAAAACGCGACGTAGTTCACGCCTGA